A stretch of Sphingorhabdus sp. YGSMI21 DNA encodes these proteins:
- a CDS encoding UvrD-helicase domain-containing protein, protein MSEPVKQPQENDPPYVRGLNAPQRQAVLTSEGPVLVLAGAGTGKTAALTRRIAHIVYSRKAWPSEILAVTFTNKAAREMKERIATIVGENFEGMPWLGTFHSIGAKMLRRHAEMVGLQNNFTILDTDDQIRLLKQLIQAEDVDDKRWPARMLAGLIDQWKNRGLNPQDLDANEAERYDNGKGQHFYTLYQARLKALNACDFGDLLLHSLNLLKNHREILERYQRQFKYILVDEYQDTNSSQYLWLRLLAQSHKNICCVGDDDQSIYSWRGAEVANILKFEKDFPEATVVKLEQNYRSTPHILAAASGLINHNSGRLGKTLWTEETEGDKVQVIGVWDGPEEARRTGDEIEALQQIKQVSLNDIAILVRAQFQTREFEDRFISIGMPYKIIGGFRFYERAEIRDALAYLRVITQPADDLAFERIVNTPKRGLGDKTVEKVHRLARAQGIPLAAAALSICDTDELPPRARNTLLELMRNFGRWREMAADTDHAELTRIVLDECGYTTMLQADRSTEAAGRLENLTELARAMEEYETLGDFLEHVSLVMDNDARDDEPKVTIMTMHGAKGLEYDHVFCAGWEEGVFPSQRSLDEGGNASLEEERRLAYVAITRAKKKCTIFHAANRRIYGQWTSSIPSRFIDELPKDHVEHESSMSGGESLWRANWSENSDPFAHLAATNATRAGKRGPGWQRAASSNFDKNPRVIKEARRSAVSLGNKGRDDVTVGMRVFHTKFGYGEVKVKEGNKLEIAFEKSGDKRVLDSFVEVA, encoded by the coding sequence ATGTCCGAACCTGTCAAACAACCGCAAGAGAATGATCCCCCCTATGTCCGGGGATTGAACGCGCCACAGCGTCAGGCCGTCTTGACCAGCGAAGGGCCGGTGCTGGTGCTGGCAGGTGCAGGCACTGGCAAGACCGCCGCCCTCACCCGCCGGATCGCCCATATCGTCTATTCCCGCAAGGCCTGGCCGAGCGAAATTCTGGCGGTGACCTTTACCAACAAGGCCGCCCGCGAGATGAAGGAGCGGATCGCGACGATTGTCGGCGAGAATTTCGAAGGCATGCCGTGGCTCGGCACCTTCCACAGCATCGGCGCGAAAATGCTCCGCCGCCATGCCGAGATGGTCGGCCTGCAGAATAATTTCACCATTCTCGACACCGATGACCAGATAAGGCTGCTCAAGCAGCTGATCCAGGCCGAGGACGTGGACGACAAGCGCTGGCCCGCCCGGATGCTCGCCGGCCTGATAGACCAGTGGAAGAACCGCGGCCTCAATCCGCAGGATCTCGATGCCAACGAGGCCGAGCGCTATGACAATGGCAAGGGCCAGCATTTCTACACGCTTTATCAGGCGCGGCTGAAAGCCCTCAACGCCTGCGATTTTGGCGACTTGCTGCTGCATTCGCTGAACCTGCTCAAAAATCACCGCGAAATTCTGGAACGCTACCAGAGGCAGTTCAAATATATATTGGTCGACGAATATCAGGACACCAACAGCTCGCAATATCTCTGGCTGCGGCTGCTCGCGCAGAGCCACAAGAATATCTGCTGCGTCGGCGATGATGACCAGTCGATCTACAGCTGGCGCGGCGCGGAAGTCGCCAATATCCTGAAATTCGAAAAGGATTTTCCCGAAGCCACGGTGGTCAAGCTGGAGCAGAATTACCGCTCGACGCCGCATATTCTCGCCGCCGCATCGGGGCTGATCAATCACAATAGCGGTCGCCTCGGCAAGACCCTGTGGACCGAAGAAACCGAAGGCGACAAGGTGCAGGTGATCGGCGTCTGGGATGGTCCGGAAGAAGCCCGGCGCACCGGCGACGAGATCGAGGCGCTGCAGCAGATCAAACAGGTCTCGCTGAACGATATCGCAATCCTCGTCCGCGCCCAGTTCCAGACCCGCGAGTTCGAGGATCGTTTCATCTCGATCGGCATGCCGTACAAGATCATCGGCGGTTTCCGCTTTTACGAACGCGCCGAAATCCGCGATGCCTTGGCCTATCTGCGCGTCATCACGCAACCTGCGGATGACCTCGCTTTCGAGCGGATCGTCAACACACCCAAGCGCGGCCTGGGCGACAAGACGGTCGAAAAAGTCCACCGTCTGGCCCGCGCACAAGGCATTCCGCTGGCCGCAGCGGCGCTCAGCATCTGTGATACCGATGAACTGCCACCGCGCGCGCGCAACACTTTGCTCGAGCTGATGCGCAATTTCGGCCGCTGGCGCGAAATGGCGGCGGATACCGATCATGCCGAACTCACCCGGATCGTGCTCGACGAATGCGGCTATACGACGATGCTGCAGGCCGACCGCTCGACCGAAGCCGCTGGCCGTCTGGAGAATCTGACCGAGCTTGCCCGCGCGATGGAAGAATATGAGACGCTCGGCGATTTCCTCGAACATGTCAGCCTGGTCATGGACAATGATGCCCGCGACGACGAGCCCAAGGTCACGATCATGACCATGCACGGCGCCAAGGGTCTGGAATATGACCATGTGTTCTGCGCCGGCTGGGAGGAAGGCGTCTTCCCCTCGCAGCGCAGCCTCGACGAGGGCGGCAATGCCAGCCTCGAGGAAGAACGCCGCCTCGCCTATGTCGCGATCACCCGGGCGAAAAAGAAATGCACGATTTTCCACGCCGCCAACCGGCGGATCTACGGCCAGTGGACCAGCTCGATTCCCTCGCGCTTCATCGACGAGCTGCCGAAGGACCATGTCGAGCATGAAAGCAGCATGAGCGGCGGCGAAAGCCTGTGGCGCGCCAACTGGAGCGAGAATAGCGACCCCTTCGCCCATCTCGCCGCGACCAACGCGACCAGAGCCGGCAAACGCGGCCCCGGCTGGCAGCGTGCGGCATCCTCTAACTTCGACAAGAATCCCCGCGTCATCAAGGAAGCCCGCCGCAGCGCCGTATCCCTCGGCAACAAGGGCCGCGACGATGTCACGGTCGGCATGCGCGTCTTCCACACAAAATTCGGCTATGGCGAAGTGAAGGTGAAGGAAGGCAACAAGCTGGAAATCGCGTTCGAGAAGTCGGGCGACAAGCGGGTTCTGGACAGTTTTGTCGAGGTGGCTTGA